The following are encoded together in the Triticum dicoccoides isolate Atlit2015 ecotype Zavitan chromosome 6B, WEW_v2.0, whole genome shotgun sequence genome:
- the LOC119324090 gene encoding putative mannan endo-1,4-beta-mannosidase 9 encodes MGTSNARRLMVLSCLAVLALAAGARRPSVHHAAAPSAAAPAPSNGGVAEGKVRGFARADGARFTVGGRPFYPNGFNAYWLMYMASNPGDRSKVLATLDQASRIGATVIRTWAFNDGGSNRPLQITPGVYSEDVFLGLDFVIAEAKKRGLYLILSLANNWGDFGGRRQYVQWAKDQGHNLGSDDDFFTDRHTQRFYMNHIKRVLTRVNNFTGVAYKDEPSIFAWELMNEPRVPSDLSGKTMQAWVALMSSYVKSVDGKHMVEIGLEGFYGDSAPQRKRFNPGGNYSAGTDFIGNNRISTVDFATIHSYPDQWVPGSTSEQQVEFMKKWMASHTEDAAAALRKPLLVAEFGWKSSGNAVAARDDYFRMVYDAIYASVKGGGPCAGGLFWQVMAPGMESWTDGYEVVLERSPSTTAVVSQECARIGGITP; translated from the exons ATGGGCACCAGCAACGCCCGGCGGCTGATGGTCCTGTCGTGCCTGGCCGTCCTGGCCCTCGCGGCCGGGGCGCGCCGGCCGAGCGTCCACCACGCCGCCGCACCAAGCGCTGCGGCGCCGGCTCCCAGCAATGGGGGAGTAGCAGAGGGGAAGGTCCGCGGGTTCGCGAGGGCGGACGGGGCGCGGTTCACGGTGGGCGGCCGGCCGTTCTACCCGAACGGCTTCAACGCGTACTGGCTCATGTACATGGCGTCCAACCCCGGCGACCGGAGCAAGGTGCTCGCCACGCTGGACCAGGCGTCCCGCATCGGCGCGACGGTCATCAGGACCTGGGCCTTCAACGACGGCGGCAGCAACCGGCCGCTGCAGATTACCCCCGGCGTCTACAGCGAGGACGTGTTCCTG GGACTAGACTTCGTGATCGCCGAAGCGAAGAAGCGAGGTCTCTACTTGATCCTGAGCCTGGCGAACAACTGGGGTGACTTTGGCGGGAGGAGACAGTACGTGCAGTGGGCTAAGGACCAGGGCCACAACTTGGgctccgacgacgacttcttcacgGACCGCCACACCCAGCGCTTCTACATGAACCACATCAAG AGGGTCCTCACGAGAGTCAACAACTTCACGGGTGTGGCGTACAAGGACGAGCCCAGCATCTTTGCATGGGAGCTGATGAACGAGCCCCGCGTCCCCAGCGACCTCTCCGGGAAGACCATGCAGGCCTGGGTGGCGCTCATGTCCTCCTACGTCAAGTCCGTCGACGGTAAGCACATGGTGGAGATCGGCCTCGAGGGCTTCTACGGGGACTCGGCGCCGCAGCGCAAGCGGTTCAACCCCGGTGGGAATTACAGCGCGGGCACCGACTTCATCGGAAACAAccgcatctccaccgtcgacttcgCCACCATCCACTCCTACCCCGACCAATG GGTGCCGGGGTCGACAAGCGAGCAGCAGGTGGAGTTCATGAAGAAATGGATGGCGTCGCACaccgaggacgcggcggcggcgctgAGGAAGCCGCTGCTGGTGGCGGAGTTCGGATGGAAGTCCAGCGGCAACGCGGTGGCGGCGCGCGACGACTACTTCCGCATGGTGTACGACGCCATCTACGCGTCGGTGAAGGGGGGCGGGCCGTGCGCCGGGGGCCTCTTCTGGCAGGTCATGGCGCCCGGGATGGAGAGCTGGACCGACGGCTACGAGGTCGTGCTTGAGCGTAGCCCCTCCACCACCGCCGTGGTCTCCCAGGAGTGCGCTAGGATCGGCGGAATCACGCCGTGA